The window AACGGGATGTGATCTACATCAGCATTGGCTATGGCCGTACCAGCGAGGGCTATGTGAGCATGTCGTTCGGCCCCCTGAACAATGAGGGAGGCGAGCGCCGGCTTAATGTACTGATCACCCGGGCAAAGCTGCGCTGTGAGGTGTTTACCAACATTACGGCAGATGATATTGATACCGACCGCACCAAGAATATTGGGATCAGGGCACTGAAAAATTTTCTTTACTATGCCCAGCATGGCAAGCTGAATTTTAACGAAGAAAGCGGCAGAGTAGCCGAAAGTCCTTTTGAAGAAAATGTGGCGCTGCAGCTGGAACGCCTGGGTTATGGAGTCAGAAAGCAGGTAGGTTCACAGGGCTTTTACATTGATCTGGCCATTGTAGATCCTGAACATCCCGGCAGGTACCTGCTGGGCATTGAGTGCGATGGTGCCGCTTATCATTCGGCACGCTCTGCCCGCGACCGTGACAGGCTGCGGCAGCAGGTGCTGGAAAACATCGGCTGGCGCATACACCGTATCTGGAGCACCGACTGGTTCCGCAACCCGGAACGTGAACTAAAAAGAGTTGTGGCTGCCATAGAAAAAGCCCATAGCATGGCAGCGATGGAAGAAGAGGAAACTGAACCCGGGGCGCAGCCAGAAAGTGCTGTGTTGCTAAGAGAAGATGGTGAGAGGTCCGGAAACGATTTGCCGGTTTATACTTATGCAGCATTGCCTTCCGAAATAGCAAATCAGGAGCTCCATCTGGTACCGTTAACAAAGCTTGCCGGCTGGGTCAGTGAGCTGGTGAAAACAGAAAGTCCTATACATTTTGAGGAGGCTGCCAGGCGAATGGTGGAGGCAGCAAAGATTACCCGGGTGGGGCCAAGAATCAGGCAGAGCCTACAGGAGGCAGTTGCCCACGCGCAGGAAAAGGGAGATATCATTGCCAGGGGAGATTTTCTATGGCACCTACAGATGCAGCAGCCGCAGATCAGGGACCGCAGCAGCTTTCCATCCACTTCTAAAAAATTGAAATTTATCGCCCCGGAAGAAATAAACCTGGCAGTGGTAAAGGTGGTGAAAGATGCAGTGGCAATCCAGTCAGAGGAGGCAGTTCCCCTCATCGCCAGGCTTTTTGGCTTCTCAAGAGTAACCGAAGACATAAAGCAGGAGCTCCTGCAGGCAATAGAGCAAAGCCTTCAGGAAAGAGTTATTGTGCAGGATGGAGCTTGGCTTAGAATGACTGACAAGGAAGTTTAGGATGTTTTCTATCTTGAACATTGTACCCGGGACTGAAGTCCCGGGTAAACTATGAGCAGTCAAATCTTTTTGCTGAAGGAGTAGCTAAGAGTTCTCATATTTAGCCCGGGTCTTATGCGGAGCGGTTTCAGCTTTGGTTGCATCAACCAAAAGCCCGCACCAGCTCATCGACTGTAATCTGAATATCTTTTTCGGTGGTGCGCCAGTTGACAAGAGCTGCCCGTAAGCCGGGGGTGCCTTTGTAAACCGTTGGGGTTATAAACACTTTACCGGCGGCATAGAGCTTTTCCAGTATTTGTTTTAGCTTTTCGTTACGGCCTTCACTCTCGCTGGTGGTAAAGCAAACAACATTCAGCCGTACGGGTGCTAAAAGTTTAAAGCAGCCAGCGGCTGTGAGCGCTTCTCCCAATTGCCTGGCCAGCTGAATGTTGGTTTCCACAATTTGCTGGTAACCCTGCTTTCCATAGGCCATCAGGGTAAACCACACAGGCAGCGCCCTAAATCTCCTGGAATTCTCCGGCCCGAAATTTAAGTAAGAGAAGTTTTCCATAGGATCTCCCAGGTAGGGAGCATTGGAATTCTGGAATGTCTGGGTCTGCAGCAGGGCATGACTCTTTTGGATAAAATATACTGCGCTGTCGTAGGGTACGTTCAGCCATTTATGGCAGTCAACGGTTATGCTGTCCGCACCTTCCCATCCGCTCAGCAGCTGCCGGTATTGAGGCGATAGGGCGGCAAATGCCCCAAAAGCAGCATCTATATGCCACCAGAACTGGTAGTGCTCTTTTAGCGCTGCAATGGCTTCCAGGTCGTCATAATCTACTGTGTTAACAGTGCCACCACTGGAGATCAGGATAAAAGGTTCCTGCGGTGCAGCTGCCAGCAACTGTTTGAAAGCTTCCATATCAATGGCTTCACGATCGGGCAGTGTAGGCACCATCAGCACCTGACTGCTGCCAACACCCAGCATAGCGAGTGTTTTGAGTGAAGAGGAGTGTGGCACTGCCGCATACACCTTTACAGGTATTTGCAGGCCTTCCCTTGCAATGTCTTTTTGAAATTGCTTTCCAATCCACTGGCGGGCAACGGCCAGGCAGGTAAAGTTAGAGAGGGTGGCCCCTGTTACAAAGCCACCGTTAAAATGCTGCGGAAGCCCAAAGAGGTGGAGCAACATCCGTATGGTTTGCTGCTCTACAGCAGCCGAGGCATCGCCTTTGCCATTGGTAAATTGGGTATTCTGATCGAAAACAGCCGTGAGCCAGTCGCCGGCAATAGCAGCAGGCGTACCGCCGCCGGTTACAAAGCCAAAATAGCGGGGACCCGAGGCAGCCAACAGCAAGGGCCTGATCTGCTCCAGGAAAAGCTCGGTTGTTTCTGCCGCCCCCAAGCCCTTTTCGGGCAGGTTAAGGCTGATGGGGGGTACTTCTTTCAGACTGGTGGGATGATCATCCAGCTTGCTTAAATAGTCGGCAGAAATGCTGCTCACAAGCTGAAACAGCTCTATCATGTTGTTAGAATCGTGCAGGAGCTGGTTATTGTCAGTGCCGGTATTGTTGGCTGCTTTCATAGATAAAAATGTTATGCTTTGTTTTCAGATCTGTGAAAAATGATCATCATCTAACAGGTAAGGCATTAAGGGCTGTGCTGAAATGTCTTGGCTACAAGGCGGCTTAGGAGAAGTTTCCTATTCAGAAACATTTCGCATCAAGGCTTGCTTAAAAACCACTACACAAAAATTTACATAAAGAAATAAAACTAGGGTAGTTTTTGAATATCAGAGCGGAACAGATTGTGGTATCATGATCACATAAAACCGGATTCTTTCCACATTCTGCCCTGCTTGCTTTCATTTGCTTCTAAAATCTTTTAGATTTTGCTCTAAAACAGTTTAGCCGGTGCAGATCATCAAGGATGCCTCCCTGTTTTTTAGGGAGGGCAATTCAGATAAAGTTTACGAGCTGGAGCTGCAGCAAGCAGGGACAGGGGAGTATGTGGTAAACTTCCGCTACGGCAGGCGTGGTACAGCCCTGCGCGAGGGAACCAAAACTATTTTTCCTGTTTCCCTGGCCGAGGCCGAAAGGGTATATGAAAAGCTGCTGAAAGAGAAAACTGATAAGGGGTACCAGCATACAGGCAGCGCCAGTCATGGCCTGCAACCACCTCTTAAAGCAACAGCTGCAGCAGCGCAGGAGCAGGAGGATAAAATACTGGAATACCTGCAAATTGCCTCCAGGGGCAGGTGGCAGGACGATCACTGGAAACTCTCACGCCTGGTTTGGCGCACAGGTGAACTGAAGCTGGTAGGAGCTGAACCTTACCTGGTAAACCTGCCCCGGCAAAAAGATGAGTTCTTCAACTATGCCCTGGCCTGGGCCCTGGGGCGCTGTGCCAATATTACCGCTACCGATAAGCTGATGGAGCTAAGGCGCAGCACTGATCCAAAAGTGGCCAGAATTGCTACGGTAGCCTTAAGTAAAATTGGCACACCGGCTGCACAACAGGCCCTGGACGATGAGCTGATGGGCAGGCTGCCAGCCAGCCTGCGGGAGGCCCTGCGCAACAACAATGCGGAGACCCTGCAGGAGGGGCTCCATGAACTACTTTATGAGCTACAGAGCCGTCAGCCCGATTTCCTGTTTACCATTTACCTGCTGTCACGCAAGTATCCATTTGTATCAGCAGTGCTCCTGCAGGTTTTGGCTACACTGCCCTTCAGACCCCCTTACTTTCAACAAATACGCTACCTGCTGAAGGCCGGCGAGCTGCTGGAAGATAGCAGTGTGTGGGGCCTCATCAATGCCCGCATCGATAAAAATAAAGGCTTTTTTAAGCGGAGTCGCTGGGATGGAGGTGCCCTGGTTGAGGGTGAGTACATCAGGAAAATAGAGGATGAGCTGAAGAGAGAAGATTCCAGGGCAGCCTATTCTGATAAAACCCGCAGGTATCTGCAAAAAAGAGCGCTTCGTCTCCTTACCCGGATGGGCGAAGCAAAAGACCGGAGCTTTACCCCCTTTGCAAGAGACCTGCTGCTGCAGTATACCGATGCTGATAACAGGGGCCCCAGCCAGACCTATACCTATGATTATGATCCCCTGACCCGCCGGTCTACACTGGTTACCCACCATTTCCCTGCTTTTTCGGAATATCCGCTCCTGAACCTGCTGCTGTACCGCAACAGTCGCAGGTTTGAGATGACGGCCAATAGCCTGAAGCTGCGCTACCGGCCTCCGCATCAGCCCTCTGAAACAACTGCCGCCCAGCGAGGTGTCGCTCAGCCGGGTGCCGCCCAGCGGGGTGCCGCCCAGCGCGAAGAGGCATTTCCTGCGCTTTGGGATAATGCGCCCCAGGACCTGGTGATCCTGCTTCAGCAGAACCGCTGTCAGCCGGTGAATGCGTTTGCCGTAAAAGCTTTTCGGGCTAATCCCTACTACAGGGAGTTTAGCACACCTGTGCTGATCTTCGACCTGCTCAACAAGCCTTACCCGGAAAGCAATGCCCTGGGAATGGAAATCGCCCGGGAGGGGTATGATCCGGCTAATCCGGATGTGGAGCTTCTTTTTGCTCTGCTCGACTGTAATCTGTTGGAGGCGCAGGCGCTGGGTATTAGCTGGCTGCAGGCAGCCAGAAGAAAAATACTGCAGGAAAAAGAAAATGTGGTAAGGCTGCTGCTGGCAAAACAGCCTGCGGTGGGGCAGTGGACTAAAGATAATGTAAGCCCAAACCTTTTTCACTCCACCATGGCCAAAGGAGTAACCGAAGAGGTGCTGGAGCTTCTGCCACTGATGGTACCGCCGGATGCTGAACCAGCCTCTGCAAATCCATGGGTGGCACAGGTAGGAGAGCTATTGCTGCTCCTGTTCCCGGAGGCGGTGAAAGAAGCATCTCTCCCCCATGTGCAATTGTTGCTGTCACACCCGCTTGAGGCCATGCAGGCCCTGGGGGTAAAAATATTGCTGCGCCACCGTACCCGGGCAGAGGAACTGCCGGCGGGTATGTTCGAAACCCTGCTCACCAGCCCCTACGCATCGGTGCGCGCCTCAGGAGTAGATTTATTTGGCCGGCTTACCAATTATATTCTCTACGAGCGCCGGGAGGTGCTGGTTAGTTTCTGCCTGTCCATCCACCCGGAGGTGCGCCAGCAGGTAATTCCGATTGTGGCCAAGCTGGTGCAGTACCGCAGCGGATTTGGCAGTGAGCTGCTGCTTTTGCTGTTGCCGCTGTTCTGGCAGAAAGAAAACCATGAAGGCATTCATGCCGATCTGCTGGCCCTGTTCCAGGAGTCGTTGCTGCCTTATTTTAAGGAGATTCCGGAAGATAAGATCTGGAAGCTGATTGAAGCCCGGTTCCGTACAGCGCACTTACTGGGCAGCCAGCTGCTGCACCAGCATGTTGCCCTGGAAAAGGTGCCCCTGGAGCGGATTGCCGGTCTGGCCAATCACGAACTGCTGGAGCTGCGGCAGCTGGCCTGGCGCTACTTCGAAGCCCATGTACCGCAGGCGCGCTACGAGCGTGAGGCCACCCTTAAGCTGCTGGATGCCCCCTGGGATGATAGCTGGCTGTTTACAAAGCAGTACCTGGAAACCCATTTTAGAACCGAAGACTGGACCCCGGCGCTGCTGGTGAGCATCTGCGATCATAAGCGCGAAGAGGTGCAGCAATGGGGACTGCGCCTCATTAACAAACATTTTCAGGAGGAGGATGGCGCAGATTATATGTTAAAGCTAAGCCAGCACCCAAATACCGGGCTGCAGCTATATGTAACCAACTACCTGCGGCACTATGCCGCCGGCCATCCCGAACGCATCAGTGGCTTGCACTACTATTTTGTGGCTGTATTATCGCAGGTAAACAGCGGGAGGGTAGCCAAAGAACGAGTTTTTGACTTTCTGCAGCAGGAGGCCCTGGCCAGCGAAGAGGTAGCCCGTGGGGTGGTGCCACTCATTTCCCGCATCTCCGCTACCATTGCCATCCACGATAAAGCCCGCTGCCTGCTGCTGCTGGCGCAGCTGAAAAAGCAATATCCGGAGCTGGATTCTGCTATCACCATCAAAGAACCTAAAACTGTATGATATTCAACTACCGGTATGGGGGAGAAACCAAAGTAAACAGCAGCTCCTCGGCAGTGGGCGTTAGCTTTGCACCCGATACCCTGCGGGAGCCTACTTATTTTATCGGCAAGCTTAACAGGCACCTTTCGTTCAGGGAGGCCATTTCGGCCCTGCATGAGGTGGTGGTATCCGATCTGCGCTTTAAGCCGCGGGAGCGTACTGAATACAAAGCCTGGCTGGCGGAGCAGGAACCCCTGTGGCTGGCCGAGGCCCTGGCGCAAAAGCAGGCGCTGAAGCAGGAGATTGATCTGAAAACCAGCGAGCTGAAGGCGCTTCGGCAGCAGCGTGATGCCATTATGGGGCCTTTCTATAAAGCCAGGAGCAAGTATTTCAACTACCTCTATGAGCGCGACCGCGATATGTGGGTGGTGCTCGATCCGGTGATCAGCGTGCATCCTGATGAAGTGTTTTTTGAATGCTTCAGCCAGGACGAATCAACTTACGGAAAGCTTAGCTGTGACTACGAGGTGTTCAAAAATATTGATGAATTTAAGTGTGGTACCACCAACATCGATTACTCCTCGGCACTCTATGAGCAGTTCCAGAAGATCAGGACCTATAAAGAAACCGAATTTAAGATAGACCCTGCAGGTTTTGAAGTGCAGACAGGCCGGGATGATGGCTATCGGGAAGTTAAAATAGACCTGCCTGATTCCTGGGTGCGTGGATTCTTGCAGGTAAGTTCTGCCATGACCATGCCCGCCAGAACCCTGTCGCTGCACCCCATGGATATGCACAACCTGCTCTTTATCCTGAAGCGGCACAAGGAAAAGGAGGGGCCGCGGGCCATGCGTTTTCACCTGAACCCGGGCCAGCCTATCCGGGTGGTGTTTGAACCCTGGAATTACGAGGTGGTATGCGACCGATCTCCCTACACCGGCCATGAGCCCGACGAAATAAGGGTGTGGGGCCGAAGGCGGCTGCTGATCCTGGAGCGGTTGCTGCCGGTGGCAAAACGCTTTACCGTTACCCTGCTGGGTACAGGCATGCCCTCTTTTTACGAAGCCGACCTGGGTGATATGCAATTCACACTGGGCCTTTCGGGCTGGACAGCCAATGACTGGTCCAGGATGGGCAACTTCGATCTGCTGGCACCCCGCCGGGAGGTAGATGCCATAACCCAGCAGCAGGTGTACCAGGTGCTGAAGGAAATCTGGCAGGAGAGTGCCGATTCGCTTGCACAGCGCCTGCAGCTGGATAAAAGCATGGTGCTGGGGGCGCTCACCTCCTTTGTACAGGCCGGACGTGCCATATACGACAGGCATAAAGACGTTTACCGCATCCGGGAGCTGCGGCGGGAGGAGTTACCGGTAGCCGAGCTACGCTTTGCCAACCTAAGGGAGGAGTTCGCCCACTTTTTCGTGAAAACCAACCGGGTAAAGCTTGGGCAGATCGACCAACAGGCAGCAGGGGTGAAGATAAGGGGCAGGGTAGAAGATAAAGGGCGTGAGTACGAGCCGGTGATTACCATCGACAGGGACGAGCGCCTGGTGCAGCCCAGCTGTACCTGCAATTTTTATCAGCAGCATAAGCTCTTTAAAGGGCCCTGTGAGCATATGCTGGCGCTGCGCATGCGCTGGGGGCAAAAAGTAGCAGAAAAAAACTAAGAGAAAAACAGAATAGTATTAACTTTAAAACCAGGCAGCAGCAGGAGAAAAACTTGCAATCTGAGCGGCGGATCGCCGCTCCGGCATACAGCAATGCAACGCGTCACTGGCGCGTTCTTAACGGTGCACCCCATCTATATGTATGCCATTTCCGGTGCCACATCGGAGATGTGAAATAGCATACATATAGCGGGGTGCTTGAGTTGAACACTCCAGTCCTGTGAGTGTACGAAGTAGACCTGCTGCTGCTTTTTTCTTTATATGGCCAACCAGTCAAAACCAACCCGTCAGCAACTTTACGACCGTATCCGCCAGAGCTCCCGCGATGAGGTAGTGCTGGAAGAGATGAAAAAGCTGGGCTTCTGGCCCGATGGCGAAGGTGCGCCCTCTCTGCCCGAGCAGGTGATCAGGCGCGAAGGGGAGCTAAGCCGTGAGCTGGGCGATATGCTGGTGCAGCAGCGCAGGTATAGTGATCGGGAGCAGATGCTGAAAGAGATTCGTCAGCAGCGGATGGAGGCCTCGCGCCAGAAGCAGAAGGAAAACAAGGAACGGCGGAGGCAGGAGCGGCAGCAAAGGGCGGAGCAATGGAAAGCCCGGCAGGAAAAAGAGATCCTTTACCTGGGTGAAGGTGTATCGGCAGGTTTAGGAGAATCGGACAACGATGCAGCTAAACTTAGGCTAAACGGACTGCCGGATTTTATAGATATAGAATCACTTGCCCGGGCCATGGAAATTGATGTGGCCAGCCTGCGCTTCCTGGCTTACAGCCGCCAGGTGAGCAAGGTTTCGCACTACAAACGCTTCTACATTCAGAAGAAGACCGGCGGCAGGCGCATGATCTCGGCACCCATGCCCAGGTTAAAGCAGGCCCAGCAGTGGATCCTGCTCCATATCCTGGAAAATGTAAAAGTAAACGGGGCGGCACATGGCTTTGTACTCAACAGGTCAATTGTAACCAATGCCCTGCCACACCTGCAGCCCGATTTGCTGGTGAACCTCGATTTAAAAGACTTCTTTCCCACTGTTACCTACAAACGGATCAAGGGTGTTTTCCGCTCCCTGGGTTATTCGGAAAAGGTAGCGTCCATTTTTGGCCTGATTTGTACCGAGCCCGATATTACCGAGGCAGAAATGGATGGCCGAACCTACTTTATCGCCAGCGGGGAGCGGTTTTTACCA of the Flammeovirgaceae bacterium 311 genome contains:
- a CDS encoding diaminobutyrate decarboxylase (COG0076 Glutamate decarboxylase and related PLP-dependent proteins) — translated: MKAANNTGTDNNQLLHDSNNMIELFQLVSSISADYLSKLDDHPTSLKEVPPISLNLPEKGLGAAETTELFLEQIRPLLLAASGPRYFGFVTGGGTPAAIAGDWLTAVFDQNTQFTNGKGDASAAVEQQTIRMLLHLFGLPQHFNGGFVTGATLSNFTCLAVARQWIGKQFQKDIAREGLQIPVKVYAAVPHSSSLKTLAMLGVGSSQVLMVPTLPDREAIDMEAFKQLLAAAPQEPFILISSGGTVNTVDYDDLEAIAALKEHYQFWWHIDAAFGAFAALSPQYRQLLSGWEGADSITVDCHKWLNVPYDSAVYFIQKSHALLQTQTFQNSNAPYLGDPMENFSYLNFGPENSRRFRALPVWFTLMAYGKQGYQQIVETNIQLARQLGEALTAAGCFKLLAPVRLNVVCFTTSESEGRNEKLKQILEKLYAAGKVFITPTVYKGTPGLRAALVNWRTTEKDIQITVDELVRAFG
- a CDS encoding retron-type reverse transcriptase (COG3344 Retron-type reverse transcriptase), which encodes MANQSKPTRQQLYDRIRQSSRDEVVLEEMKKLGFWPDGEGAPSLPEQVIRREGELSRELGDMLVQQRRYSDREQMLKEIRQQRMEASRQKQKENKERRRQERQQRAEQWKARQEKEILYLGEGVSAGLGESDNDAAKLRLNGLPDFIDIESLARAMEIDVASLRFLAYSRQVSKVSHYKRFYIQKKTGGRRMISAPMPRLKQAQQWILLHILENVKVNGAAHGFVLNRSIVTNALPHLQPDLLVNLDLKDFFPTVTYKRIKGVFRSLGYSEKVASIFGLICTEPDITEAEMDGRTYFIASGERFLPQGAPTSPALTNILCRRLDVRLKGLARKYGFTYTRYADDLSFSARGEGKENLTKLLGNVRRIIKDEGFVIHPDKLRVMRKGSRQEVTGVVVNQKLNVCRKKVRNFKALLFQIEKDGIEGKSWQGSSDNLLAVIKGYAHYIAMVNPVQGKPLAERVEAILKKHHYRHIIKHPAKKPFMQAAAEEEPQPKKKPWWKFW
- a CDS encoding hypothetical protein (COG3831 Uncharacterized conserved protein) yields the protein MQIIKDASLFFREGNSDKVYELELQQAGTGEYVVNFRYGRRGTALREGTKTIFPVSLAEAERVYEKLLKEKTDKGYQHTGSASHGLQPPLKATAAAAQEQEDKILEYLQIASRGRWQDDHWKLSRLVWRTGELKLVGAEPYLVNLPRQKDEFFNYALAWALGRCANITATDKLMELRRSTDPKVARIATVALSKIGTPAAQQALDDELMGRLPASLREALRNNNAETLQEGLHELLYELQSRQPDFLFTIYLLSRKYPFVSAVLLQVLATLPFRPPYFQQIRYLLKAGELLEDSSVWGLINARIDKNKGFFKRSRWDGGALVEGEYIRKIEDELKREDSRAAYSDKTRRYLQKRALRLLTRMGEAKDRSFTPFARDLLLQYTDADNRGPSQTYTYDYDPLTRRSTLVTHHFPAFSEYPLLNLLLYRNSRRFEMTANSLKLRYRPPHQPSETTAAQRGVAQPGAAQRGAAQREEAFPALWDNAPQDLVILLQQNRCQPVNAFAVKAFRANPYYREFSTPVLIFDLLNKPYPESNALGMEIAREGYDPANPDVELLFALLDCNLLEAQALGISWLQAARRKILQEKENVVRLLLAKQPAVGQWTKDNVSPNLFHSTMAKGVTEEVLELLPLMVPPDAEPASANPWVAQVGELLLLLFPEAVKEASLPHVQLLLSHPLEAMQALGVKILLRHRTRAEELPAGMFETLLTSPYASVRASGVDLFGRLTNYILYERREVLVSFCLSIHPEVRQQVIPIVAKLVQYRSGFGSELLLLLLPLFWQKENHEGIHADLLALFQESLLPYFKEIPEDKIWKLIEARFRTAHLLGSQLLHQHVALEKVPLERIAGLANHELLELRQLAWRYFEAHVPQARYEREATLKLLDAPWDDSWLFTKQYLETHFRTEDWTPALLVSICDHKREEVQQWGLRLINKHFQEEDGADYMLKLSQHPNTGLQLYVTNYLRHYAAGHPERISGLHYYFVAVLSQVNSGRVAKERVFDFLQQEALASEEVARGVVPLISRISATIAIHDKARCLLLLAQLKKQYPELDSAITIKEPKTV